A genomic segment from Rhodothermus sp. encodes:
- a CDS encoding cation:proton antiporter, producing the protein MLLAAGLQLPFLGELVTLLGAGTAIAYLCYRFRLEPVVGFLLAGVLVGPGGIGLVQNETLIGRMAEIGVILLLFSIGVEFSLEKLARLRRLVVGGGLLQVSVTTALVALLLHMIGVAWPTAIFTGTLVALSSTALVMGLLAERGETGSAAGQASLAILIFQDLTAVGLVLLVPIMGGVGGALTDVVLTVLKALLIIGIVLLLARLLIPRLLDYVARTYRHELFLLAVVTLCFGTAFVTGLFGISLALGAFLAGLVVSESPYAEHTLSEILPLRTVFNALFFMSVGMLLDVRFVLTHPVTVLGIALLVVVLKALITGGSVLALGYGPRVASIVGLGLAQIGEFSFVLERMGREVGLQPLGHPDGDALFIAAAVLLMLATPLLLPAGHRLGSWLEARWPVRLPANLTAEEPQASLENHLILVGYGRDGQHLAWMLRPLQLPMLVIDLDPHRVREAREAGLPALLGDASRRPILEAAGIHRAKALVVLIDDRTAAERLVRLAHYLNPTLRIIARAGLLRDVDTLREAGADLVVPEELETPLRLFSHVLDAYGLPAQEVAAEIQALRADNYQAFRHPDQVHHVLSALSPDQLHTREVVVHPGAPAAGRTLAELALRPRYGITVLAAYRDNRLIPSPGGDFQVRPGDRLVLVGPAQAFVACSSLFRTPLTARHARQLGLSAQETAELEKISPSYPSQ; encoded by the coding sequence ATGCTACTGGCGGCAGGCCTACAGCTTCCTTTTCTGGGTGAACTGGTAACGTTACTCGGAGCCGGGACGGCCATTGCCTACCTCTGTTATCGATTCCGGCTGGAGCCGGTGGTAGGCTTTCTGCTGGCCGGCGTCCTGGTGGGTCCCGGTGGTATCGGACTGGTGCAGAATGAGACCCTGATCGGCCGTATGGCCGAAATTGGCGTTATTCTGTTGCTTTTCTCTATCGGGGTTGAATTCAGTCTGGAAAAGTTAGCCCGACTGCGTCGCCTGGTCGTGGGCGGCGGCCTGCTTCAGGTAAGCGTCACGACAGCGCTGGTGGCGTTGCTGTTGCACATGATCGGGGTCGCCTGGCCGACCGCAATTTTCACGGGCACCCTGGTGGCGCTCAGCAGCACCGCGCTGGTGATGGGTCTGCTGGCCGAACGCGGAGAAACCGGCAGTGCAGCCGGACAGGCCAGCCTGGCTATTCTGATCTTTCAGGACCTGACTGCCGTGGGGCTGGTCCTGCTGGTACCCATCATGGGCGGCGTGGGCGGTGCCTTGACCGACGTCGTGCTCACCGTACTGAAAGCCCTGTTGATTATTGGGATCGTGCTCCTACTGGCCCGACTACTGATTCCTCGCCTGCTGGACTACGTAGCCCGCACCTACCGTCATGAGCTGTTTCTGTTAGCTGTCGTCACACTTTGTTTCGGGACGGCTTTTGTCACCGGACTGTTTGGTATCAGCCTGGCCCTGGGTGCCTTCCTGGCTGGACTGGTGGTCAGCGAAAGTCCCTACGCCGAACATACCCTCAGCGAGATCCTGCCCCTACGCACCGTCTTCAATGCCCTGTTCTTTATGTCGGTCGGCATGCTGCTGGACGTTCGGTTTGTGCTGACACATCCCGTGACGGTGCTCGGTATTGCCCTGCTCGTAGTGGTGTTGAAAGCCCTGATAACAGGCGGCAGCGTGCTGGCGCTCGGCTATGGACCGCGCGTGGCCTCCATTGTAGGGCTTGGACTGGCGCAGATCGGAGAGTTCTCTTTTGTGCTGGAACGAATGGGCCGTGAGGTCGGCCTGCAACCGCTGGGGCATCCAGACGGCGATGCGCTGTTCATTGCAGCGGCCGTACTGCTTATGTTAGCCACTCCCCTGTTATTGCCAGCCGGACACCGGCTGGGCAGTTGGCTCGAAGCGCGTTGGCCCGTCCGCCTGCCGGCCAACCTGACTGCCGAGGAGCCCCAAGCCTCACTGGAAAACCACCTGATCCTGGTAGGCTACGGCCGTGACGGGCAGCACCTGGCCTGGATGTTACGTCCGCTGCAGCTTCCCATGCTGGTAATTGATCTGGATCCGCACCGGGTACGGGAAGCCCGCGAAGCGGGTCTACCAGCTCTCCTGGGCGATGCCAGCCGTCGCCCCATCCTGGAAGCAGCCGGTATCCACAGGGCCAAAGCTCTCGTTGTGTTGATTGACGACCGCACCGCAGCTGAGCGTCTGGTACGCCTGGCCCATTACCTGAACCCCACATTGCGCATCATCGCACGAGCTGGTCTGCTACGGGATGTCGATACCCTGCGCGAAGCTGGTGCTGATCTGGTGGTACCCGAAGAGTTGGAAACACCCCTGCGGTTGTTTTCCCATGTACTGGACGCCTATGGTTTGCCAGCTCAGGAAGTGGCCGCCGAAATTCAGGCGCTACGAGCGGACAACTATCAGGCCTTCCGGCATCCAGATCAGGTGCACCATGTGCTTTCCGCGCTTTCGCCGGATCAACTGCACACCCGTGAAGTGGTTGTGCATCCCGGAGCGCCAGCAGCCGGACGCACTCTGGCCGAGTTGGCTCTACGCCCTCGGTATGGCATCACGGTGCTGGCTGCCTACCGCGATAACCGCCTCATTCCCAGTCCGGGAGGCGACTTTCAGGTACGTCCGGGCGATCGTCTGGTGCTGGTCGGACCAGCCCAGGCGTTCGTGGCCTGTAGTTCCCTGTTCCGCACACCGCTCACCGCTCGGCACGCACGCCAGCTTGGCCTCTCGGCACAGGAAACCGCCGAGCTGGAAAAGATCTCACCTTCCTATCCTTCCCAGTAG
- a CDS encoding aldehyde dehydrogenase family protein, producing MATIFHNYINGKWVDSTSGRRFEDRNPARWSDLIGLFPHSNATDVDQAVAAARAAFPSWRHLPAPQRGEILRRAGDLLRARKDEIARAMTREMGKPLFETRGDVQEAIDTAYYAASETRRLFGHTVPSELPDKFNMTIRQPLGVVGVITAWNFPVAVPSWKIFPALACGNTVVFKPSEDAPHSGMLFVQTLIEAGVPPGVINLVHGDAEAGAALVEHPEVQAISFTGSSEVGARIGSLCGRLHKRCSLEMGGKNPLIVMEDADLDLVVNGVLWGAFGTTGQRCTATSRLILHEAIHDEVVERLCEAAQRLRLGDGNAEGTDMGPLINQAALEKVQRYVALGLQEGARLVLGGRRATGPELDEGFFFEPTIFVDVTPEMRIAQEEIFGPVLSVLKVGSLEEAIAVANKVRYGLSSAIYTRDIARALRAIQELEAGIVYVNAPTIGAEAHLPFGGVKQTGNGHREGGWEVFDFYTETKTVYIDYSGRLQRAQIDTAQD from the coding sequence ATGGCCACGATTTTTCACAACTATATCAACGGAAAGTGGGTCGATAGTACCTCGGGACGTCGCTTCGAAGATCGTAACCCGGCTCGCTGGTCTGACCTAATCGGTCTGTTTCCACATTCAAACGCAACCGATGTTGATCAGGCCGTCGCAGCCGCACGCGCGGCCTTTCCATCCTGGCGACACCTGCCGGCTCCTCAGCGTGGGGAGATCCTGCGTCGGGCTGGCGATCTCCTTCGAGCCCGGAAAGACGAAATTGCCCGGGCCATGACGCGGGAAATGGGCAAGCCCCTTTTTGAGACCCGCGGCGACGTGCAGGAAGCCATCGACACAGCCTACTATGCCGCCAGTGAAACGCGTCGCCTTTTCGGACACACCGTACCCAGCGAACTGCCCGATAAGTTCAACATGACCATCCGGCAACCCCTGGGTGTCGTAGGGGTCATCACGGCCTGGAACTTTCCGGTAGCCGTACCGAGCTGGAAAATTTTCCCGGCGCTGGCCTGCGGGAACACCGTGGTCTTCAAACCCAGCGAAGATGCCCCGCACAGCGGGATGCTTTTTGTACAGACGCTCATCGAGGCAGGCGTCCCCCCCGGGGTGATCAATCTGGTGCACGGCGATGCTGAGGCGGGAGCTGCCCTGGTAGAGCATCCAGAGGTCCAAGCCATTTCGTTTACTGGCTCCTCGGAGGTGGGCGCCCGCATCGGTAGCCTTTGTGGTCGCCTGCACAAACGTTGCTCGCTGGAAATGGGCGGAAAAAACCCGCTCATTGTTATGGAAGATGCCGATCTGGATCTGGTGGTCAACGGCGTCCTCTGGGGAGCTTTTGGCACCACCGGCCAACGCTGCACAGCCACCAGCCGACTCATTCTCCATGAAGCGATCCACGACGAAGTGGTCGAACGGCTCTGTGAAGCGGCGCAGCGTCTACGCCTGGGTGATGGCAACGCCGAGGGCACCGACATGGGGCCGCTCATCAACCAGGCCGCTCTTGAAAAAGTGCAGCGCTACGTAGCACTCGGTCTTCAGGAAGGTGCGCGTCTGGTGCTGGGAGGACGCCGCGCTACCGGTCCGGAACTGGACGAAGGCTTTTTCTTCGAGCCCACGATCTTTGTGGATGTGACACCCGAGATGCGCATTGCCCAGGAAGAAATCTTTGGTCCGGTACTCTCTGTGCTAAAGGTGGGCTCCCTGGAGGAAGCCATTGCCGTGGCCAACAAGGTGCGCTATGGACTCTCATCCGCGATCTACACACGGGACATCGCCCGCGCCCTCCGAGCAATACAGGAGCTGGAGGCTGGCATCGTGTATGTGAATGCGCCTACCATTGGCGCCGAAGCCCACCTGCCCTTTGGAGGCGTCAAGCAGACCGGCAACGGCCACCGCGAAGGAGGCTGGGAGGTGTTTGATTTCTATACGGAAACGAAAACGGTCTATATCGACTACAGCGGTCGGCTGCAACGAGCACAGATCGATACGGCCCAGGACTAA
- the rimP gene encoding ribosome maturation factor RimP encodes MMQAAYGMSALIEQIRARVEEVLQGTSFFLIDVVVRGRRGAPVVEIYIDGDHGPSLRDLEHLSREIGFLLDSDELLPGSYTLNVSSPGVDRPLVHPRQYPKHVGRELEVQLVAAEEGLAERLRGTLRQADAEAIELQLPDGSQRRLRYEEIQTARVCLPW; translated from the coding sequence ATGATGCAAGCAGCATACGGGATGTCGGCGCTGATCGAGCAGATCCGCGCCCGGGTTGAAGAGGTTTTGCAGGGGACGTCGTTCTTTCTGATTGATGTTGTTGTGCGCGGCCGACGAGGGGCGCCTGTGGTTGAGATCTATATTGACGGCGACCACGGCCCCTCACTTCGGGACCTGGAGCACTTGAGTCGAGAGATCGGTTTTTTACTCGATAGTGATGAACTTTTGCCCGGCTCGTACACGCTGAATGTGTCCTCGCCGGGCGTTGATCGGCCGCTGGTGCATCCCCGACAGTACCCTAAACATGTGGGGCGCGAGTTGGAGGTGCAGCTGGTGGCTGCCGAAGAAGGATTGGCTGAGCGACTGCGCGGGACGTTGCGGCAGGCCGATGCCGAAGCGATTGAGCTGCAACTTCCCGACGGATCGCAACGCCGATTGCGCTATGAAGAAATTCAAACGGCCCGCGTCTGTCTGCCCTGGTAA
- a CDS encoding aminotransferase class I/II-fold pyridoxal phosphate-dependent enzyme, translating to MTDRAAFLSSLESRLASRARNVPPSGIRRFFEIAATMDDVISLGIGEPDFVSPPAAIEAAIASLRAGQTGYTANAGLMELREAIAEELARRYRVHYDPAREILVTVGVAEGIQLAMLALVEPGDEVLIPEPCFVSYGPTAMFAGGRVVYVPTSVANDFQVTAADLEPYITPRTKVLMIGYPNNPTGAVLRRKTMEEIGELVVRHDLFIISDEIYDRLIYGRAYEEGHVCVPSIPGLRERTVLLGGFSKDYAMTGWRIGYACAPEPILKAMYKLHQYIVMSAPTMGQVAALAALREAQEDVERMRRAYDERRRVIVDGLRAAGLPTFEPEGAFYCFPDIRSTGLTSEVFAQRLLREERVAVVPGDAFGPSGDGYVRCSYATSLENVREAVRRIQRFVARVKEEQRVET from the coding sequence ATGACCGACCGTGCCGCTTTCTTGTCCTCGCTGGAGTCGCGGCTGGCCTCACGTGCGCGTAACGTGCCTCCGAGCGGCATCCGGCGCTTTTTTGAGATTGCCGCCACGATGGATGATGTGATCTCACTGGGCATTGGCGAGCCGGATTTCGTCTCGCCACCAGCAGCTATTGAGGCGGCCATTGCTTCGCTGCGCGCTGGTCAGACAGGCTATACCGCCAATGCCGGGCTGATGGAGTTGCGCGAAGCGATTGCTGAGGAGCTGGCCCGACGCTACAGAGTGCATTACGATCCGGCTCGTGAAATTCTGGTTACCGTAGGGGTGGCCGAAGGCATTCAGCTGGCTATGCTGGCGTTGGTGGAGCCGGGTGACGAAGTGCTGATTCCGGAGCCCTGCTTTGTGTCGTACGGGCCGACGGCCATGTTTGCCGGGGGACGGGTGGTGTATGTGCCCACGTCGGTAGCGAACGATTTTCAAGTGACCGCTGCCGATCTGGAGCCCTACATTACGCCGCGTACCAAGGTGCTGATGATCGGCTATCCGAACAATCCGACCGGTGCTGTACTGCGCCGAAAGACCATGGAGGAAATCGGGGAGCTGGTCGTTCGGCATGATCTGTTTATCATCTCGGATGAGATTTACGATCGGCTGATTTACGGTCGTGCCTATGAAGAAGGGCATGTGTGCGTGCCTTCGATTCCGGGGCTTCGCGAGCGGACCGTTTTGCTGGGTGGTTTTTCCAAGGATTATGCAATGACGGGATGGCGTATTGGCTACGCCTGTGCGCCGGAGCCCATTTTGAAGGCGATGTACAAGTTGCACCAGTACATTGTGATGAGCGCGCCTACTATGGGGCAGGTGGCTGCTTTGGCAGCCCTTCGGGAGGCGCAGGAGGATGTGGAGCGGATGCGTCGGGCCTACGACGAACGGCGGAGAGTGATTGTGGACGGTCTGCGCGCGGCCGGTTTGCCCACGTTTGAGCCGGAGGGGGCTTTTTACTGCTTCCCGGACATTCGTTCGACCGGACTCACCTCCGAAGTGTTCGCCCAGCGGTTGTTGCGGGAGGAGCGGGTGGCGGTGGTGCCGGGGGATGCGTTCGGGCCCAGTGGGGATGGGTATGTGCGGTGTTCGTATGCGACCTCGCTGGAGAATGTGCGGGAGGCGGTGCGTCGGATTCAGCGGTTTGTAGCGCGGGTGAAGGAGGAACAGCGGGTGGAAACCTGA
- the prfB gene encoding peptide chain release factor 2 (programmed frameshift): MQEKIQSLLERVDTLGRFLDIPGRRQKIARLNEERLAPGFWNDPQRAREVEKQIAEEESWVTAWERLRRQAEDVQTLLELQQEEPEADLQEELAQEVARLEQQLDELELRSLLTDPDDHRNAILTIHPGAGGTESQDWAEMLLRMYTRWGERHGYDVELLEYQAGDVAGIKSASLRIAGPYAYGYLKGESGVHRLVRISPFDASGRRHTSFASVFVYPEIDDTIEVNIRPDEIEMQTFRSSGKGGQNVNKVETGVRLIWRGKLSNGEEAKVVAECTEERSQLQNRQRALTMLKSRIYQLEREIREAEKRKRESQKKKIEWGNQIRSYVFQPYTMVNDHRTETKITDVQAVMDGDLDPFIRAYLLSQVNEVS, translated from the exons ATGCAAGAAAAAATCCAAAGCCTGTTAGAGCGTGTGGACACGCTCGGGAGGTTTCTT GACATCCCCGGGCGACGACAGAAAATTGCGCGGCTAAACGAAGAGCGGTTGGCGCCGGGTTTCTGGAATGACCCCCAGCGGGCGCGTGAGGTAGAGAAGCAGATTGCCGAGGAAGAATCCTGGGTGACGGCGTGGGAGCGTCTGCGCCGTCAGGCCGAGGACGTGCAGACCCTGCTGGAATTGCAACAGGAGGAACCCGAAGCGGATCTTCAGGAGGAACTTGCCCAGGAGGTGGCCCGCCTGGAGCAGCAGCTTGACGAACTGGAGCTGCGGAGTCTGCTGACTGACCCTGACGATCATCGGAATGCCATTCTGACCATTCATCCAGGAGCGGGTGGAACGGAAAGCCAGGACTGGGCGGAGATGCTCCTGCGTATGTACACCCGATGGGGAGAGCGGCACGGCTACGACGTGGAGCTTCTTGAATACCAGGCGGGTGATGTGGCCGGTATCAAGAGTGCCTCGCTGCGTATTGCCGGACCTTACGCTTACGGATACCTGAAAGGCGAGTCCGGCGTGCATCGACTGGTGCGTATTTCGCCGTTTGATGCAAGCGGCCGGCGCCATACTTCATTTGCCAGTGTGTTTGTCTATCCGGAAATCGACGACACGATTGAGGTCAACATTCGCCCGGATGAGATCGAAATGCAGACGTTCCGCAGTAGCGGAAAAGGAGGGCAGAACGTCAACAAGGTCGAAACGGGTGTACGTCTGATCTGGCGTGGTAAGCTTTCCAATGGGGAAGAGGCTAAGGTGGTTGCTGAGTGCACGGAAGAACGCAGTCAGCTCCAGAACCGGCAGCGGGCCCTTACGATGCTTAAAAGCCGCATCTACCAGCTGGAGCGGGAGATCCGGGAGGCGGAAAAGCGTAAACGAGAGTCTCAGAAGAAAAAGATCGAATGGGGCAACCAGATCCGTTCTTACGTCTTTCAACCGTACACGATGGTCAACGACCATCGCACCGAAACTAAAATAACGGATGTGCAGGCCGTTATGGACGGTGACCTGGACCCGTTCATTCGGGCCTACCTGCTATCGCAGGTGAACGAAGTCTCTTAA
- a CDS encoding rhomboid family intramembrane serine protease codes for MIPIGDDVPERYYPFVTYTLIGLNVFFFFVELLQGPRLEAFLYRWGTVPAWVMNWQEQPEVLLTLFTSMFLHGGFAHLFGNMIYLSVYGKSLEGTIGSGRFLVFYLLSGLAGGIAHVLMNPTSTVPAIGASGAISGVLGAYLIRFPRATVFLVVPLLFFFPIVALPASFVLLWWFALQIIGGLTSTAFTQVGGGVAYWAHIGGFVAGLLLITLFYPRRERRPFRYYGTPDRRYWAYWEG; via the coding sequence ATGATTCCCATAGGTGACGACGTTCCTGAACGGTACTATCCGTTTGTAACCTACACGCTGATCGGGCTCAACGTCTTCTTTTTCTTCGTAGAGCTGCTCCAGGGACCGCGCCTGGAAGCCTTTCTGTATCGTTGGGGGACAGTTCCAGCCTGGGTGATGAACTGGCAGGAGCAGCCCGAGGTGCTTCTGACCCTGTTTACGTCGATGTTTCTCCATGGCGGCTTTGCCCATCTGTTTGGCAACATGATTTACCTGAGCGTCTATGGCAAGTCGCTGGAGGGGACCATTGGATCGGGCCGTTTTCTGGTATTTTATCTGCTCAGTGGACTGGCAGGAGGCATAGCGCATGTGCTTATGAATCCTACCAGCACGGTACCGGCCATTGGGGCCAGCGGAGCCATCTCGGGTGTGCTGGGTGCTTATTTGATACGCTTCCCACGGGCTACGGTCTTTCTGGTAGTACCTCTACTGTTCTTTTTCCCGATTGTGGCATTGCCGGCCTCGTTTGTGTTGCTCTGGTGGTTCGCGTTGCAAATTATAGGAGGATTAACTTCGACGGCTTTTACCCAGGTGGGCGGCGGTGTGGCCTACTGGGCACACATTGGAGGGTTTGTAGCCGGATTGCTCCTGATCACCCTCTTTTACCCTCGCCGGGAACGTCGGCCTTTCCGCTACTATGGAACCCCAGATCGGCGTTACTGGGCCTACTGGGAAGGATAG
- a CDS encoding DUF2391 domain-containing protein, producing MADELQGTLEVAAQAPVQTDRELTVEVGWVLAGVFDEVDRRALALARARLAQLLTAWFPGFCWRFPVVWRRELRPMSPVEPIELLEAATDERDHGRWDFVLVVTAATLKSHYKPFALGAPSSALDAAVLSTQRLDPIVEDEQVEEHERIETIARRVTALAVHLLGHLNGLAHQDDPSDFMYDLKTVADLDGMHVLQEQARMEKALQEVAAERLEETATYRQPGLVHRWRARLGFGLLVLWRERRNIWEAVREVEPWLFPMRFSRLTTAAFSALLFLLMTAEVWELGMQQPPLRVALLALLALAGTSFYLLQRQHLLRQHRWEVRFSEQRTVAAIAASVSVVLGMATTFVLLFGVVLLVSQLLFTFRLVTGWTALVPTWQHYLTFAGFVATLGLAAGALGASFEQGVYFRHVLLIDEET from the coding sequence ATGGCAGATGAGCTGCAAGGCACATTGGAGGTGGCAGCGCAGGCGCCGGTGCAGACCGACCGTGAGCTCACGGTTGAGGTGGGGTGGGTGCTGGCCGGCGTCTTTGACGAGGTGGATCGCCGGGCGCTGGCATTGGCCCGTGCGCGCCTGGCTCAGCTGCTGACAGCGTGGTTTCCTGGCTTCTGCTGGCGCTTTCCGGTGGTCTGGCGTCGGGAGCTACGGCCGATGTCGCCTGTCGAGCCAATTGAACTACTGGAGGCCGCTACTGACGAACGGGACCATGGACGCTGGGACTTTGTGTTGGTGGTTACGGCAGCCACCCTGAAAAGTCACTACAAGCCCTTTGCCTTGGGAGCACCTTCGTCAGCACTTGACGCTGCGGTGCTTTCAACGCAGCGGCTGGACCCCATTGTGGAAGATGAACAGGTTGAAGAGCATGAGCGGATTGAAACCATTGCCCGACGGGTAACGGCACTGGCCGTCCATCTGCTGGGGCATTTGAACGGACTCGCCCATCAGGACGACCCGTCTGATTTTATGTACGACCTGAAGACGGTGGCTGATCTGGATGGTATGCACGTCTTGCAGGAGCAGGCGCGTATGGAAAAAGCACTGCAGGAAGTGGCTGCCGAACGGTTGGAGGAGACTGCCACCTATCGACAGCCCGGTCTGGTTCACAGATGGCGGGCGCGTCTGGGGTTCGGATTGCTTGTGTTATGGCGCGAGCGCCGTAACATCTGGGAGGCCGTGCGTGAGGTCGAACCCTGGCTGTTTCCGATGCGCTTCAGCCGTCTGACGACGGCGGCTTTTTCCGCGCTGCTTTTTCTGCTGATGACCGCTGAAGTCTGGGAGCTGGGAATGCAACAGCCTCCGCTACGTGTGGCCCTGCTGGCGTTACTGGCTCTGGCAGGCACCTCGTTTTACCTGCTGCAACGGCAACATCTGCTTCGGCAACATCGCTGGGAGGTGCGCTTCAGTGAGCAGCGCACGGTTGCCGCTATCGCCGCCAGTGTATCCGTTGTCCTGGGCATGGCCACCACCTTTGTCCTCCTCTTTGGCGTTGTACTGCTCGTGAGCCAATTGCTGTTTACGTTTCGGCTTGTTACCGGATGGACAGCATTGGTACCTACCTGGCAGCACTATTTAACATTTGCCGGCTTTGTAGCTACACTGGGGCTGGCAGCCGGTGCCCTCGGTGCCTCCTTTGAACAGGGGGTCTATTTCCGCCATGTACTACTCATCGACGAAGAAACTTAG
- the nadB gene encoding L-aspartate oxidase: MPERYQFDFLVIGSGIAGLTFALRVANHGSVALVTKKESVESNTNYAQGGIAAVMDAADSFEQHVQDTLEAGAGLCDREVVETVVREGPERIRELIALGAQFTYENGRLHLGREGGHSRNRIVHAADATGREVERTLLAHVRAHPNIHIFEYHYAVDLITEHHLGQYVSRLRPDIHCFGAYVLDERADVVHTFLAKATLLATGGSGQVYLHTTNPLVATGDGVAMAYRAKARVANMEFIQFHPTTLFDPEGTEDRSFLISEAVRGEGARLYNLAGERFMLQYDRRAELAPRDIVARAIDDQLKRRGEPHVWLDISHRPAEEIKRRFPNIYQTLLRYGIDMTQQPIPVVPAAHYQCGGVLTDLHGRTTIHGLYAAGEVACTGLHGANRLASNSLLEALVFARRAAEDAIQYVQAQTWRTDVPAWDDRGTERPQEWVLISHNRDELRRIMWDYVGIVRSQLRLERALRRTRLLYEETEDFYRRARLSPGLCELRNMIAVAYLIIRSAQMRRESRGLHYMLDYPEPVESERRPTLV; this comes from the coding sequence ATGCCCGAGCGCTATCAGTTCGACTTCCTGGTTATCGGGAGTGGCATCGCGGGTCTGACGTTTGCCCTGCGCGTGGCCAACCATGGCTCAGTAGCTCTTGTGACTAAAAAGGAAAGCGTCGAATCCAACACGAATTACGCGCAGGGGGGCATCGCGGCCGTCATGGATGCGGCCGACTCGTTTGAGCAACATGTGCAGGATACGCTCGAAGCAGGGGCAGGATTATGTGATCGCGAGGTAGTGGAGACCGTGGTGCGGGAAGGCCCGGAGCGGATTCGTGAGTTGATTGCGCTCGGGGCTCAGTTTACCTATGAGAACGGACGACTTCACCTGGGGCGTGAGGGCGGACATTCGCGGAATCGTATTGTGCACGCCGCTGATGCGACGGGCCGTGAGGTTGAGCGGACCTTGCTGGCGCACGTGCGGGCCCATCCCAACATCCACATCTTTGAATACCACTATGCCGTCGATCTGATCACCGAACATCATTTGGGGCAGTACGTCTCGCGTCTGCGTCCCGACATTCACTGCTTCGGAGCGTACGTGTTGGATGAGCGTGCGGATGTTGTACATACGTTTCTGGCAAAAGCGACTTTGCTGGCTACCGGCGGCTCCGGCCAGGTGTACCTGCACACCACCAATCCGTTGGTAGCCACGGGCGACGGGGTTGCCATGGCCTATCGGGCCAAGGCTCGTGTGGCCAACATGGAGTTTATTCAGTTCCATCCGACCACGCTTTTTGATCCAGAAGGCACGGAAGATCGTTCGTTCTTGATCAGCGAAGCTGTGCGGGGAGAGGGAGCGCGGCTTTACAATCTGGCCGGCGAACGCTTCATGCTCCAGTATGATCGGCGGGCTGAGCTGGCGCCTCGCGACATTGTAGCCCGTGCCATTGACGATCAGCTCAAGCGGCGTGGTGAGCCGCATGTATGGCTGGACATTTCGCATCGGCCGGCCGAGGAGATCAAGCGGCGCTTTCCGAACATCTATCAAACCCTGCTGCGCTATGGCATCGACATGACGCAGCAACCCATCCCGGTAGTACCGGCAGCGCACTATCAGTGCGGGGGCGTGCTGACTGACCTGCACGGTCGTACCACGATCCATGGGCTCTACGCAGCTGGTGAAGTGGCCTGCACGGGGTTACACGGGGCCAACCGGCTGGCCAGTAACTCGCTGCTGGAGGCCCTGGTTTTTGCGCGGCGTGCGGCCGAAGACGCCATACAGTACGTTCAGGCACAGACCTGGCGTACGGACGTGCCCGCCTGGGATGATCGGGGCACTGAGCGTCCGCAGGAATGGGTGCTCATTTCGCACAATCGGGATGAATTGCGCCGGATTATGTGGGATTATGTGGGCATCGTACGCTCGCAACTTCGTCTGGAGCGCGCGCTGCGCCGTACCCGTTTGCTCTACGAAGAAACAGAGGACTTCTACCGGCGGGCTCGGCTTTCGCCGGGATTGTGTGAGCTGCGCAACATGATTGCCGTCGCCTATCTGATTATTCGAAGTGCGCAGATGCGGCGTGAAAGCCGCGGGTTGCACTATATGCTGGACTATCCCGAACCCGTCGAAAGCGAACGGAGACCCACGCTGGTCTGA